The genomic segment ctaaAGCTTCTCCAGTGCCCTCTACCAGTGGACCACCTGTAAATATCTGATCTTCTCTTCTGCCTCTCTTCTCACTTTGAACACTTTACCCAATCTGCTCACTTTACCCTACAGATGCCTGTCTCTACCATTCTGGCCAATTCTGTGGGCTTTTGATAGTGCCCTGCagcacaaaatatataatatttgagtgtccttaaagggatgcagtcatgatttgtatggtggttttgttttgtttttctaaattacactgcaaatatctaccatataaaatataattcctgaaccaataagggtattttttttgtaatattggtgtgttggcagccatctcagttcattttgcccGGTCAtgggctttcagaaagagccagcacttcatgatggaactgctttcagacaagctattgtttctcctactcaatgtaactgaaggtgttgcagtgggacctggatttttactttgaaagtgctgttcttacatatatcagggagctattatcttgtgttagggagctgctaactggttaccttcccattgttctattgttaggctgctaaAAGGGAATGGGgttgatatcactgcaacttgcagtacagcagtaaagagtgactcaagtttatcagagcacaagttacatgactgggggctcctggaaaactgacaatatgtctagccccatgtcagatttcaaaattaaataaaaaaacctgtttgctcttttgaaaaatggatttcagtgcagaattctgctggagcagcactatttcctgatgcattttttaaagaaaaaacatgttttcccatgacagtatccttttaataagTTAAGGGCACTTAACATGTTCCAACAGTTGTTGACAGTGCTTTTAGTTGTGCCACATGGGCACACAATCTCATGGACTTGCTGCTTGTTCCCTCAGGGCTTTCATCGATACTCCACTGACCAGACCTGGCATGTGCCTCACTTTGAAAAAATGCTGTATGATCAAGCCCAGTTAGGTGTAACATATGCAGAAGCCTTTCAGGTAACCTAATCTGTATTGTCTGGATATATTAGAAATAACAAaggaaaaacaaaggaaaaatacaTAGGAATAATAAGGATACATGAAAAACTTTATTTATCTACTATAATAGAATAATTTCATGCAACATGTGCTAAAATCCTCAGTTCAAAATTTTACCTAATATCACCAAAAATGTGGAAAGACCAAGTTGTTTTTAGAGGTGATGAGCCTTATAGTAAAATAGACTTTGTGGCTTATATATGTAAAGCACCCTTCAGATTTTCAGCTGTTTTTCAACTCAACTTTACTTCCCAGCACCTCtccaaaagtctttatttgtaaaACGATGATTAGTAGCAGTCCTACAGTAAGAGCGATTTTCCTGGTAAAAACGCTCACCATGTCTGTCTCTTTCAGATATCTGGGAATGAAATCTTTGCTGACACTGCCCATGACATACTACAGTATGTGCTTCAACATCTGAGTGATGATGTAAGATATTCTTCTAATCTTTCaaagatagattttttttatataccttgaGAGGTACGGATGCCCTTTAACTGACGTCTTTAAATCAATGcagtatagcaaccaatcagtagttaaaggggttgttacccttgaaattaatttttagtatgatgtagagagagatattctgagacaatttgcaaccgaATGTCATTaagtaatttgtgttttttgcgttatttagctttttattcagcagctctagaGTTTAGAAATTACCCTACAAaccatgatttcaataagagactggaatatgaataggagaaggtatgaatagaaagatgagtaataaaaagtggcaataacaatacatgtgtagccttacagagcatttgtttttagctggggtcagtgacccccatttgaaagaaagtcagaaggagaaggcaaataacacataaactataaaaaaatgaaagtcaattgaAAAGTGTCTAAGAATTAACCatcctgtaacatactaaaagttaactttaaggtgaaccatccctttaacttgCATCAGTATATGCCATTAAAAACTGCCCAGTTATTGGTATTTGGTATTATTTTGATCCATTGCTACTGTTTTACAGACATGATATAtgaatgaatgtatgtatgtttttgaCAGGCTGGTGGATTCTATAGTGCAGAGGATGCAGACTCTCTCCCAAATGCCCAGTCCAAGGTAAAGAAAGAGGGTGCTTTTGCCATATGGACAGCTAAGGAAATCCAGCAGCTACTGGATATTGAGGAAACAAATGGTAACACCTTTGGAGACATCTTTATGCATCATTACGGTGTGAAAAAGGAGGGCAACATCTCTGCTAGCCAGGTAAGAAGAGGGCATTTGCCAACTAGCCATGGGAAAGGTGTAGATAATAGAATACGGACATATTTCACTGTGAGATCCGAACAGGAATGGCCAACCCTAACAGATAAAGGCAATATAGTATGTACTGTAATGCTTCTAGAAAATACATCAAATACAAAACAGATAACCTGATAGAGGctataatttttttgcacaatgtaaggtagagtcctgcagcggggtGGGTACCCGTGgcttacccgcaaaaacctgcggtaccctgcgggttgcaggtagaagttccagatgggggtatagacgcgggtcgggcCTATGTTCTTCTCAGTATCGATTTTCACTCCTTTTTTCCGACCATGCTTatttccaatgatgtcacttcacttcctgattcttgatggtcagcgggtcgcggctCCGGTACTTGCGGGTGGGGTAGCgcgtccaagtgggtaagaatgcgggtccgggttgcagatagcaggttgcgggtacgggttacaaaaaatggacccgcgcagaacTGTAATGTAAGGGGTGTTGGAACCTCTTTCAATTAAAAGATTAAAAGCAGCAGTAATCGACTGTGGTCCAATTTTGTGCCAACCTGTCAACAAATACTGAGATTGCATTGTCCcttgagctgaaggtctggggcatgtgcccCTGGACCTACTGTATGATGTGGTGAGTTCTTTTAAACTTCTAAAGTGTACCAGTTTCCTTCATTCTTTTTACCCCAAATCAGTAACCCTTGTGAGCTAATCAGGCGTTAACCTTCGTCCAACTGTAATGATTCAGTAACCGCTAACTGCTCAGTAGGTATAGGACTGGGGCAAGCCATATTTATAGCATAGCTCTCTTTTCCTACATACAGCGTTCTGCAAAATGTTCAGCATAGTGAATATTGgtaaataattaatgaataatttGTATCTTTGCTGTAGGATGTTCATGGAGAGTTGCAAGGCCAAAACGTACTCATCATACGTTCATCCCTGGAGCTCACTGCTGCTAAGTTTGGCCTGGATGTTGCTCGGGTACAAAAAATTCTTAGCATGTGTCGGGATCGATTATATGAAGCTCGCAGGCTTCGTCCTCCACCCCTGAGAGACACCAAAATTTTGGCTTCTTGGAATGGTTGGCTTCACAAAAAATTAAAGATACTTATTTTTGTGTCTGATTCAAAACTGTGTGTTAGTGAATCCTGGTCTTCTCTATGCTTCAGTGCTAAAGACTTCCAGAATACACCTAAAGAGAGTTTATTATCAGACAATGATGAGTTAATACCATATTTGATTTTGTTCACCTACGTTTCTGCGCTCCATTTCTGCAGGCTTAATGATCTCAGGCTTTGCTCGCTGCGGAGTCATCCTGCGAGATGAAGGGTACATGGAGAGAGCCAAATTGGCAGCTTCCTTCTTGCATGAAAATATGTATGATCTGAAGAGCGGGATATTGTTAAGAAGCTTCTACAAGAGCCATCAACCAATGTAAGCGCAGCTCAGTGTCCAAGGTCACAAGATTGCTGACATAATGAACTCCAGAAATACATTTctctattaattattaattcttCACTAGCCAAAGGAGGCAGTGTTCATTGAGGAGTTTGGGGAATTATGGTACATTGGGATTTACAGGGTGAATGTACTATTCTTTGTGGAGGGGAAACATCCTAGGAAACAGTGCAGGATTCCACAAAGATCATATTTGTTTAATGATAAGAGCAGAATATAGCAGCAGGGAGTCTGACCTTGTTAGTTCTGGAGGAACATCTGAGGCTTTCACTTTTCATCCTAGCAGGGTGcaaccaggcaaaaaaaaaagacgcacaacAAGCACATGAACACAGACGATATACTGCAGACACATGGTATACAGATACACATTGTAGAAAGACATGCTGTACTTGCTTGGCAGTATATTCTGACACAGCACTTCTTAAGTACACACTTTTATCGCTGCTCAGTGAATTGATGTCCAGCTTTTGTGCTGCTGTTGAATCCCACCCCAAGGGATTCTGGCAGTATAAGTTTAACAACAGCAGGATGGCCACAGGCTGCCATTACTGGGCCGGAATACTGCAGAACGATATACTAGCCTCCTCACGGATAATGTAGACACGGGTGTGTGCCCCATTTGTATGGAAGAACATTTCTGTAAATGATGCACAAGAAAACCTTGTATGGTACCCTGTCCCTCTTCTGTGCACCTCTGTATAAATCTGTAGTTAGAGTTATCTCACAATGATTTACTAGGGTGTTTTTCTTTGGTAAGCTGTATAACAAGGTGTAGTAGTCAGTGTAACATGGCTAAAATGTACCCAAGTTTCCTTTTAGGCAACAGTAGCTACATTTTAGGTCCCGCACCTACATATTCATATGTAGGCTGTTCTGTGTAGTGTAGATATTATTTAGTAACAAGCATTTTCTCCCTGTCCCTTAGTGCTGATCTAGTTCCAGGATTTCTTGATGACTATGCCTTCCTCATCCGAGGTTTACTGGACTTGTATGAAGCGTGTTTGGATGAATTTTACCTTGAATGGGCTGTCCAGCTTCAGGACAAGCAAGACCAACTCTTTTGGGACTCAAAAGGATCTGGTTATTTCTCTAGTGATGCCAGCGACTCAAGTATTCTCCTGCGTTTGAAGGATGGTGAGGCTTCCCTTGCTGATCTGTACCACTTTTTCAATCAGCAAAGATAACTTTaatttggtgcttttttttggttttcagctctatttattttacttctttgtCTGTTTCTTATTTGATTGCTTCTCTTTGGGATtgattgtattatattattgGGGATAATAAAACAGAAACCTACATTAGCAGTGGggtaatagtgtctgggaaggaacagtgactgtgggatagcaggtatagtagggagagatggtgcctatagtaacagtgggataatagtctctgggaagggactgtgactgtgggatagcaggtatagtagggagagatggtgtctatagtaacagtgggataatagtctctgggaagagagtgtggctgtgggatagcaggtatagtagggagagatggtgcctatagtaacagtgggataatagtctctgggaagggactatgtctgtgggatagcaggtatagtagggagagatgatgcctataataacagtgggataacagtctctgggaagtgactgtgggatagctggtatagtatggagagattgtacttatagtaacagtgggataatagtctctgggaagggactgtgactgtggaatagtagggagagattgtacttatagtaacagtggggtaatagtcactgggaagggactgtggctgtggaatagcaggtatagtagggagacatgatgcctatagtaacagtggcgataataggctctgggaagggactgtggctgtgggatagtatgtatagtaaggagagatggtgtctatagtagcattgggataatagtctctgggaagggactgtggctgtgagatagtagggagagatggtgcttatagtagcagtgggggataatagtttctgggaagggactgtgactgtgggatagcaggtatagtagggagagattgtgcctatagtaacagaggggtaatagtctctgggaagggactgtgactgtgggatagcaggtatagtaggaagagattgtgcctatagtaacagtgggataatagtctctgggaagggactttggtTGTGGAAtaacatgtatagtagggagactgGAGActgtgtctatagtagcagtgggatataATAACATCTTGAAAGTATTCTATGGAATAGCAGCCTGCATAGTTAAGATGTAAATACATGTATGTGGTGTGTTATTGAGCTTCCTCCTTAGATGTTCACATCTGCAAAACGTAGAGCCGACTCTTTTGTGTGGACTttataattacagttttgctagttGTGGGGAACTCATTTTTCTATCCTCGGTTCACTCTTTTCACATCGCCTTGCTCTAGACATGAGTTTCTTGTTCCTTTCAGCCTGTTCCAAGCCTGGCTCTcagttttccctttcttttctcacAGATCAAGATGGAGCAGAGCCCAGCGGAAATTCAGTGTCTGTGGTTAACCTCCTGCGGCTGGCCTGTTACACTGGTCGTACGGAATTTATGGAGAGATCAGGCCAGATACTGGCTGCCTTCTCAGAACGGTTGCTTAAGGTCCCGGCCTCTCTTCCTGAGATGGTTCGAGGGAACATGATCTATCATCAAACAGTCAGACAGGTATAAAATAATTGCTGACATTTCTCAAGAGCAGCCCTGTGGCCAATAATAATGGTATATAAATTACGGGTGGAATCCagtacactataaaaaaaaaaaatctttgtatagATTTATTTATGCATATAAATATCAAAGTAAAACCTGATAGAATGTATGGGAAACAAGTAGATTATATGAGGCAATTGTTTACTTCCTTACTGTAGCTAGAGTTACATTATTGCATATGATGCATACCCACTTTGTATCATGAAATATATTGTAAAGGCCAAACAGTTGCATAAAACAATGACTGTCGgataaatgttttattcttacaATATTCCATTTTAAATGTGTTATCTGCAGCACAAATCAGATTTTGGAGCTGTTCTATTGCTGCGCTGTTAGAAAAGCGGCTGTCCAGAGCTGGTGAGAAGTGGTATTGCAACGAATAATCTATAATGCTATTTTTCTGtaattgtatcaacagtcatAACAAATAAAGCATCTCACTGCACAATACAATACCCCTTGTATATTTAGCTGGAGGAGATAAGAACTGAGAATGTTGCTATTGATTACTTTTAAATGAAAGTTGCTACCAAAGTATCCCTTGTGGCTGCTCTGTGTGTGCAAACCATAAAATGGAAGGAATGGTAACTTGTCCGCCATCTTTATTCCCAGGTGGTGGTTTGTGGGAACAGAGACGATCCAAACACTAGACAACTGCTAGAAACTGCACAGAGCCTGTACGTCCCTAACAAGGTACAGCTTCATAACACCTCACTGTCTTCATTTCCCTGTGTGTGGGATATCGACCCAAGGCCTTTATATATGTCTTCCAGGGGTGTACCACTATTCAAAGCAGTCTCTGCAGGTGCTGGGGGACTTCACTAGGTATAGGGGGTCCAGTTTAATGCTGGACCTAATAGCCAGCCTTTCCCCtttgatttttgttttgaatttgagGTGTGTTTCAGAGAGTGTCGATTGTACAGCGTTATTTCATCAGTCCCTGTGTGTGCAAGAAAAGTTATCAGTAATGTAAGTAGGGAGTGGCATTTTGTGTGCATGAGTAGAACCCGCTTATTGGGGGagcatataatattatatatatatttatgagctGGCTTCTCAAACTGACTTGTCTTAACACTTCCCTCCTTGTATTCTCATATTTTCTATCTCACCCCttgctctgtctctctctctcaccactGTGTTTTTCTCATTGTCCCTCCTGTCATTTCTATTCTCATTATCACTTTTGCTCTTTGGGTCTTTTTTCCTCTGACATCTCCCTTCTCTCGTTCATTTTCATTCCTTAATACCAATTTGTGCATTTTGATTCTTTCCGCCTTCCCCCTGCTCCTTTTGTCGCCTTCTATTtatctctgcctctctctgatCTCTCGCTCTCGCCATCCTGCCATTTTGCAGCTGCCCTACTTTTTGCTGCTCCGGCAGCTGGTGCCTGTACCTCTGTTGCACAGCGCACGCTGTCAGGTAAATAGATTGTTCCGGCACTAATTACAGCTGTGAGTACATGTCTTTGCTGTTTACACCCAGCTCAGGACTGCACTCCCCACTCCCAAAGGAACCTGTTACTTTCTCCTGTTGGTGGCTTAAGGGGGAGTATGGGCATCTACGGGGGGCTTCAGGCCTGAGAGTGAACTGCATTCAGTTTCATATTGCTGGCATCCATCTCTCCACAAACAGGGCAAATagataatttttattatatatacagtatgcctgCAACTTCTATCCTGTTGCTCACAGACTGTTATTCAAGAGGAAGGGATTGTTTAGATTGGCTTCTTTTGTAGCCCTACCACCAccatacaatacaatatacaatattcacATGTACTGTATCTTCCTCTTATGGCTACCATTTAGCATTGTGGGAAACCCTACACTGTTGCAGGGCATTAATTACGCTAATACACTttgtttctatatataaataaatgcggTTTCCATAAAATTGCCAATATAAAACCACTGGGCTTTCTTGTCAAAGTACCTTTTTTTAATCCTTAGTGGTTCAAAATCATTCAGTGATATTACTTGATCtgatgagattctagctatctttataacagagcattctgtcacagtgacacagaacctatctgatctccattgtaagcagcagtcctgtcctgctttatggctgagattctagctatctttataacagagcattctgtcacagtggcacagatcctatctggtacatattgtaagcagcagtcctgtcctactCTTCAGGCCCCTGGCACATAAGGGAATTCAAAAAAGTgttgatattgagacaaaataaaagtggagataaaaatgtcagatttctcacaaaaaaatttacaaacctccagaatttgtcttttaaacagacagtttttagattttgtcttttgcacaacattttttctgaatttgtctttagcttttactacacctgtcagtcagccatcaaattagaatttttgggggaggggttTATTATACCTAGGAAAatcatacatcatttttttcaggataacctgggctttctaaatctgcctacatgtttgcgTAATTcaacttctgtaacaagatataagcagggccagatttacatagtgggtgcccctaggcctactGCCGTTCGTcgctcctgtcccctcccctttcttcctgcaaattttcatcatctggactggagcaatggtaatcggtgcatgggaaattttaaaaatgattgtatctccagtgcatttgaaccaatatgggtttggttgggcagcatgctgcccccctaaaatcctgccgccctaggcccgggcctaggtggcctttccacaaatccgggcaagCAAGggacgtcgttgcaaagcaaaacctttttggttcaatagaagtgttggtgttgaggtgggtaacaAAAGgagtgcttttaaggctttcaagttagctgggacagcccaatcatttataatgtacaaggaggccaataaatcatgaaaaaaagctataaggcaagctaaaatttataTGTAAAAGGAtgttgcagcaaggagtaaaaagaatccaaaattatcttttaaatatgttaatagtaaaaaaaattaagcaggaaggggtgggacctttaaatatgttaattgtaaaaaaattaaacaggaaggggtgggacctttaatatcagctggttgattgggaaaaaaaacacagattttgaactcatatttttcatctgtctacacaaatgaggaaccagttaatgaaggtttccttcttaatagtcccaattctagtaatacaactaatgatgcatggtttacacatgaggaaattcaaaagagactagaacatgttaagataaacaaaggtcaggggccagatggtattcatcccagggtacttagcgagcttagctctgtgactgccaaatttttttacttaatttttcaggattctttgaggtttggtctagtgcagagagactggcaaaatgctaatgtggtgcctctattcaaaaagggatccctttctcagcctcaaaactataggccacttagtctgacgtcagtggtaggaaagcttttcgaagagttaataaaggataagatactggacttcatagcaaatcataatactatgagtttgtgccagcatggttttatgcgtaatagatcttgccagactaacttaatttctttttatgagaatgtaagtagagacctcgattctgggatggcagtggatgtgatttacttagactttgctaaagcatttgatacagtgccacacaaaaggttactggttaaattaaggaatgttggcctggaacatacaggtagtatttgtacctggatagagaactggctaaaagatagactacaaagagtggtggtaaatggaacattttctaataggaccagtgttgttagtggagtactgcagggctctgtactaggtcccttgcttttcaacttgtttattaatgacctggaggtgggcattgaaagtaccatttctatttttgcagatgatactaaattgtgcagaactataggttccatgcaggatgctgccactttgcagagtgatttgtctaaactggaaaactgggcagcaaactggaaaatgaggttcaatgttgataaattgaaaaaattatttttgcactttggcaaaaataatataaatgcaggttatacactgaatggcagtgtgttgggagtttctttaaatgagaaggatcttggggtttttgtagataacaagttgtctaattctgggcagtgtcattctgtggctactaaaacaaataaagttctgtcttgcataaaaagggcattaactcaagggatgaaaacataattatgcctctttataggtccctggtaaggcctcatctggagtatgcagtgcagttttggactccagtccttaagagggatataaatgagctggagagagtgcagagactaagtgcaactaaactggttagagggatggaagacttaacttttgagggtagactgtcaaggttggggttgttttctctggaaaaaaggctcttgcaaggggacatgattacactttacaagtacattagaggacattatagacaaatagcaggggacctttttacccataaagaggatcaccgtaccagaggacaccccttcagactagaagaaaagaactttcatttgaagcaacgtagggggttcttcacagtcaggacagtgaggttgtggaatgcactgccgggtgatgttgtgatggctgattcagttaatgcctttaagaatggcttggatgattttttggacagacataatatcaaaggctattgtgatactaaactctatagttagtataggtatgggtatatagaatttaatgaaaagtagagaggggtgtgtgtatggatgctgggttttcatttggaggggttaaactcaatg from the Xenopus laevis strain J_2021 chromosome 9_10L, Xenopus_laevis_v10.1, whole genome shotgun sequence genome contains:
- the LOC108701095 gene encoding spermatogenesis-associated protein 20 isoform X2, whose translation is MASSSTQTPSGHVNRLIHEKSLYLQQHARNPVDWYPWGQEAFSRAAREMKPIFLSVGYSTCHWCHVMERESFEDEEIGRILNENFICVKVDREERPDVDEVYMTFLQATDSGGGWPMSVWLTPDLRPFVGGTYFPPEDGVRRVSFRSVLLRIAEQWKENRAFLCERSEHILSVLQSSSGIDRGDEPPPCLPVQEQCLQQLKRIFDEEYGGFGEFPKFPTPVNFSFLFCLWALRKGSPEGTQALHMAVHTLKWMMYGGIHDHIGKGFHRYSTDQTWHVPHFEKMLYDQAQLGVTYAEAFQISGNEIFADTAHDILQYVLQHLSDDAGGFYSAEDADSLPNAQSKVKKEGAFAIWTAKEIQQLLDIEETNGNTFGDIFMHHYGVKKEGNISASQDVHGELQGQNVLIIRSSLELTAAKFGLDVARVQKILSMCRDRLYEARRLRPPPLRDTKILASWNGLMISGFARCGVILRDEGYMERAKLAASFLHENMYDLKSGILLRSFYKSHQPIADLVPGFLDDYAFLIRGLLDLYEACLDEFYLEWAVQLQDKQDQLFWDSKGSGYFSSDASDSSILLRLKDDQDGAEPSGNSVSVVNLLRLACYTGRTEFMERSGQILAAFSERLLKVPASLPEMVRGNMIYHQTVRQVVVCGNRDDPNTRQLLETAQSLYVPNKVLILAEGTQTSFLYSHLPFLLSLEQKDGKATAYVCENFTCSLPTTSPAELRTMLVLSGTQQSSPL
- the LOC108701095 gene encoding spermatogenesis-associated protein 20 isoform X3 produces the protein MKPIFLSVGYSTCHWCHVMERESFEDEEIGRILNENFICVKVDREERPDVDEVYMTFLQATDSGGGWPMSVWLTPDLRPFVGGTYFPPEDGVRRVSFRSVLLRIAEQWKENRAFLCERSEHILSVLQSSSGIDRGDEPPPCLPVQEQCLQQLKRIFDEEYGGFGEFPKFPTPVNFSFLFCLWALRKGSPEGTQALHMAVHTLKWMMYGGIHDHIGKGFHRYSTDQTWHVPHFEKMLYDQAQLGVTYAEAFQISGNEIFADTAHDILQYVLQHLSDDAGGFYSAEDADSLPNAQSKVKKEGAFAIWTAKEIQQLLDIEETNGNTFGDIFMHHYGVKKEGNISASQDVHGELQGQNVLIIRSSLELTAAKFGLDVARVQKILSMCRDRLYEARRLRPPPLRDTKILASWNGLMISGFARCGVILRDEGYMERAKLAASFLHENMYDLKSGILLRSFYKSHQPIADLVPGFLDDYAFLIRGLLDLYEACLDEFYLEWAVQLQDKQDQLFWDSKGSGYFSSDASDSSILLRLKDDQDGAEPSGNSVSVVNLLRLACYTGRTEFMERSGQILAAFSERLLKVPASLPEMVRGNMIYHQTVRQVVVCGNRDDPNTRQLLETAQSLYVPNKVLILAEGTQTSFLYSHLPFLLSLEQKDGKATAYVCENFTCSLPTTSPAELRTMLVLSGTQQSSPL
- the LOC108701095 gene encoding spermatogenesis-associated protein 20 isoform X1; its protein translation is MLRCVSSLCRAARGAVPRATLELFPTLRNPGSGRGKWTFGGYKMASSSTQTPSGHVNRLIHEKSLYLQQHARNPVDWYPWGQEAFSRAAREMKPIFLSVGYSTCHWCHVMERESFEDEEIGRILNENFICVKVDREERPDVDEVYMTFLQATDSGGGWPMSVWLTPDLRPFVGGTYFPPEDGVRRVSFRSVLLRIAEQWKENRAFLCERSEHILSVLQSSSGIDRGDEPPPCLPVQEQCLQQLKRIFDEEYGGFGEFPKFPTPVNFSFLFCLWALRKGSPEGTQALHMAVHTLKWMMYGGIHDHIGKGFHRYSTDQTWHVPHFEKMLYDQAQLGVTYAEAFQISGNEIFADTAHDILQYVLQHLSDDAGGFYSAEDADSLPNAQSKVKKEGAFAIWTAKEIQQLLDIEETNGNTFGDIFMHHYGVKKEGNISASQDVHGELQGQNVLIIRSSLELTAAKFGLDVARVQKILSMCRDRLYEARRLRPPPLRDTKILASWNGLMISGFARCGVILRDEGYMERAKLAASFLHENMYDLKSGILLRSFYKSHQPIADLVPGFLDDYAFLIRGLLDLYEACLDEFYLEWAVQLQDKQDQLFWDSKGSGYFSSDASDSSILLRLKDDQDGAEPSGNSVSVVNLLRLACYTGRTEFMERSGQILAAFSERLLKVPASLPEMVRGNMIYHQTVRQVVVCGNRDDPNTRQLLETAQSLYVPNKVLILAEGTQTSFLYSHLPFLLSLEQKDGKATAYVCENFTCSLPTTSPAELRTMLVLSGTQQSSPL